TGGGGAGGCCCACTTGCCCCGGCTGAGCCTTTCTGAGCCTGGGGCGCCGTGGCCGCACGGGCGGTGGCGGTGGAAACGGACCGCTTGCTGGCGGTCCCTTTGCGCTTCGTCATCGCGATTCGGATCCTTTCTGAGACATCATGGAGAGCTGCTTCGAGAGCTCGATGGCGGCCTGCACGCCCAATCGGTAGCCAAGGGCCCCGAACCCCGCGATTTGCCCCACCACGACCGCGCCGAGCAGCGAACGATGCCTGAAATCTTCGCGCTTGGCCAGATTCGAAAGATGAACTTCCACCACCGGCAGCTCGGAGGCGGCCAGCGCATCCCGGAGCGCCACCGAGGTATGGGTGTAGCCACCGGCATTGATGACGATGGCCGACGCGGTCTGGCGCGCCTGCTGGACGAGGTCGATGAGGACCCCCTCGTGGTTCGACTGGAACGGAACCACCTCGACACCCGCCTCTTCCCCCAGGGCTACCAGCTCCGCATTGATGTCGTCGAGGGTGGCGTGCCCGTAGATGTGCGGCTCGCGGGTCCCGAGAAGGTTCAGGTTCGGGCCGTGGAGCACGACCACCCGGTGGCGCGGAACATCCAGAGAGGCCAGCGCCGGCCCCTGGCGCGAGCGTTCCGGGCTGGCTGACGCCCCTCGCTTGCCCGCTTTGCCCGTCGCGCTTGTTTTGCCCGCTTTAGAGCCGGCCATTAGAGCTCCGCCTGGATGACGGGGGCCGAGATTCTGAGCAAATAGCGCGCTTTTCCCAGGTTTCCTTCCGGTTTCATGGCGCACGCGAGAAAATATTCGTCGTCCAGCACGCGGACCAACACAGCGAGCTCGTCGGTCTTCAGGGTGACCTCCTGCAGGCCTCCGACCTCGAGCAACTCAGCCGCCCTGCGCACCTGGGTGAGCACGTGCGCGAACTCCATGCCCACCGTGTTGATGTCGGTGGTCGCCGGCGGACGCGTGTACGCTTCGACGGAGATCCCGTCGAAGCCCATCAGGATGCCTGCGAGGCCCCCGTCCACCCGATCCACAACCTTTTGAATTGTTTCGCGAAACATGGCCGCTCGTGGCCTTCTAATCCCCCGCTTCACCCGGTGTCAAGCGGCCCCTCGTCGAGGCCGCGCCCGAATTACGGGGAGGTGGCGGGCGGCGGCTGGGGGCGGCCGGGGCATTCGAGCTTGGTGGAGTTGTCCGCCAGTTGACGTTCGCAACACAAGATCAGCGAATCCTGCGCGGGGTTGCAGGCGTTGCCGCTGTAAGGATTTGCGCTCAGCGCCGTGCATTTTGGGACTTTCGGATAGTCGAACACGGCGAAAGCCTCTTGGTAGCCGCGTTGCAGACAGCCCTTGCACACGCGCACCGCGTACTCGAAGGGGTCCGACTCGACGGTCTTGCCCGCGTGGCGCCCAATGGCCCTCACCACGGCCCGAAACTGCACGAGGGCTGCGGGGTCATCTGGCAAGGTGCCCTGGTTGAACATCGCGCGAAGCGTGGCGGAGTGGCAGGGCTGGAACACCCGCACCATGGAGCTCCTTTCCTCGTCGGGGGCCAAGCTCACCCGCTCGCTCTCGGCGAACGCGCTCGGACACGCTTCGGTCGACGGAAACGTGATGCCGGGGGGCGGCTCGATCTGCACTTCCACGCCCGTGTACTCGATGCGGTTGAGCTCGACGGCGTTGTCCTCGCTGATCGCGGGCAGGTTGTTCCTGACCAGCGGGAACATGAAAAATGGGTAGTCCTGATCCAGATCGACGTCGTAGACCCCGCTGAAGCGGCGCAGGTTGTCCCTCTTGCTGGGGATGATGCAAGCGCCGTCTTCGGTCTCCGGTACCTGGTTCTGCACGATCACCAGCGAGCTGTTCACGTCGGCGGAGCAGCTCGCGAGCGCTGGCAGCCCCCCGGCGGCCAAGGCCAGGACTCGGGCCAGGACGCCGGTCGCCCGGCCCCTCGTTGCAGCGCCTCGTTTTCGCTCTGTGCGGATCATCGCTCAGCTCTCCTTGTTCACGGTCTCGTCGGCTCAGGAAGGTCTCGGTCGTGGGCCGCCAGGGCCCCAAGCACGGCCTCGGCGACAGACTCGGGGGACCGGCCCACCGTGTCGAGGCGGGCGTGCGCCCGGGCGTAGAAGGGCTCGCGGGCCGCCAGCAGGCGCAAGGCCACGGCAGCAGGGTCGGCCGCCCCATCGAGCAGGGGCCGCCCCGAGACAGGCCCCACCCGCTTGAGCACCTCCTCGGGGCTGGCCGACAGCGCCACGACGAACCCGGCGGCCAGCATGGCTTTCAGGTTGTCGTCTCGGCACGCCGCGCCCCCCCCCGTGGCAATGACGGTGTTCGGCTGGGCCAACGCCCGGGTGAGCGCCGCCGACTCCAGCTCGCGAAAGCCGGCTTCGCCTCGCTCCCGAAAGATCTCGGCGACGGTGGTCCCGGCCGCGGCCTCTACGGCCGCGTCGAGGTCCACGAAGGTGCGTCCCGTACGGGCGGCCAGCAGCCTTCCCACGGTGCTCTTTCCCGTCGCCATGAATCCAATCAGCACGATGGGGGGTCTCGTTCCAGTTTGAGTGAAGGTGTTCGAGTCTTGGGTCATTTAGCCAGGGCGCGCGATCGGTTGGAGATCCGCGGCGTGATGAATACCAAGAACTCCGTGCGATCGTCGTTTTCTCGGCGGCTCCGAAAGAAGAAGCCCACGATGGGAATGTCGGCGAAGAAGGGGACCTTGCTGTAGTTCAGGCCCGAGTTGCGTTGGTAAATGCCGCCGATGACCGCCGTGTCGCCGTCGCGCACCAGCATCACGGTTTTGGCTTCCTTCTTCAGGATGGTGGGGTCGCCGCGCGCGCCGGTGTTGACGAAGTCGGGCTCGTTCCGGGTGACGTGTACGTTCATGATGACGGTGCCCTCGTTGGTCACGTGCGGCTTGACCGTCAGGTTCAGCTTGGCGTCCACGAACACGGTCTGAACGCCCTGGGCGCTCACGACCGAGATGGGGATCGCCACACCTTGCTCGATGGACGCCTCCACGTTGTCCATGGTCGAGATGCGCGGGGACGACAGGATGCGTACCTGCCCCGACTGCTCGAGAGCCGACAGCCGTACGTTCAGGTTCAGCGCCCCGGCGACCGAGCCCAAGGTCAGGCCGAGTGCGCCACCGCTTCCCGTGCCCACCGCCGCAGGCAGATTCACCGCGTAGTTCGGGCTTTGCAGGCCCGCCACGCCCGTGCGAGGTGTGGGGACGAGGCCTTCGGCGGAGGCCAGCCGGTCCGTCGCTCCGCCTCCGACGCCGATGGCGTTCGGAAACACGAGGCCCGTGGGGTTGCCGTGTTCGGGATCCATGTAGCCCGCGCCACCCCACTGCACACCCAGCTGACGTACGAAGGTCGAGCGCGCCTCCACGATGCGGGCCTCGATGACCACCTGCGATGTCTGCGTGTCCAGGTTGCGAACCAGCTCCTCGACCAAGGAGAGGTTCTTGGCGACGTCGGACACGATGAGGTTGTTCGTGCGGTCATCCACGGACACCTTGCCGCGGCCAGAGAGCAGGTCTTTGGCGCGGGCCTCGAGGTCTTTTGCGTCGGCGTACGAGACGCCGATGAGGCGGGTCTCGGTGGGCATCACTTCGGTCATCTGCTTCTGCTTGGCGATCTCCTGCTCGAGCTCCTTCTCCAGGACCTGGATGGGGGCGACCCGGATCAGGTTACCCTCCCTCACCTGCCCCAAGGACTTGGCCCGCAGCACCACGTCGAGCGCCTGGTCCCAGGGCACGTCCCGCATTTTGATCGTAACCTCGCCCTTGACGTCGTCCGAGGTCACGATGTTGACGCCCCCGACCTCGGCCAACAAGCGGAGGATGTTGTGGATGTCGGCCCCCTTGAAGTCCAGGTCGATGCGGCGACCGGTGAAGCGCTTTTTGCTTGTTTGCGGGCGGCGAGACGAAGACAGGGGGGCATCCTGGGCCACGAGCAGCGGCAAAACGAGAGTGGAGAAGCCCGCCACCCGCGTGGGCGTCAGCACGTGAAGACGGGGGTGCGCCGCGCTGCCAGGCCGGTGCTTGTCGAAGTCCCAGTACAGGCGGGCTCCATCGGTGCGGATGCGGTTCGGAACCATCTCGGCCAGCTCCACCTCGACGAGCACCGTGGCGTGATGCCCGGGTGCGCGGAACGAGTTGATGAGCCGCACGGGGCCGAAGTACTGCGTGGCGTCCAAGCTGCGCTCGAGACCGTGCGGCAGGTCGGCGTGATGAAGCCGCAGCGTCACCCGACGCCCCGTGCTGCGCTCAATCGAGAAGTCGATCGGCTCCTCGAGGTCGATGATGACCGAGGAGCGCGCCGGCTCGTCGACAAAATCGATGCGGCTGACGCGGCTCGGAACGCGAAGGGTCACGCTGCGGGGGCGGGGGCTCGCGGCGGCCACCACCCGGTTGTCTTGCGCCGGCACGTCGGAGGCGCTTCGTTTATCGGGCGTCGGGGTGGGGACAGGCGCCGCCTTGGCGGGCATGGCCTTGAGACGGGCCACTTCGGCCCGCGCCGAGGCCAGCTCTCCCTTGAGGCTGGCAAGTTCCGCCTCGAGCTTGTTGCGGCTCGCCTCGAGCGCTTCCCTTTCGGCCACCAGGCGGCCGAGTTTCTGCTCCTGCACGCCCCGATGGGCCTCTGCTTCGGCATGCGCTGCCCGT
The DNA window shown above is from Myxococcales bacterium and carries:
- a CDS encoding shikimate kinase; its protein translation is MLIGFMATGKSTVGRLLAARTGRTFVDLDAAVEAAAGTTVAEIFRERGEAGFRELESAALTRALAQPNTVIATGGGAACRDDNLKAMLAAGFVVALSASPEEVLKRVGPVSGRPLLDGAADPAAVALRLLAAREPFYARAHARLDTVGRSPESVAEAVLGALAAHDRDLPEPTRP
- the aroQ gene encoding type II 3-dehydroquinate dehydratase, giving the protein MAGSKAGKTSATGKAGKRGASASPERSRQGPALASLDVPRHRVVVLHGPNLNLLGTREPHIYGHATLDDINAELVALGEEAGVEVVPFQSNHEGVLIDLVQQARQTASAIVINAGGYTHTSVALRDALAASELPVVEVHLSNLAKREDFRHRSLLGAVVVGQIAGFGALGYRLGVQAAIELSKQLSMMSQKGSESR